GCCCCCCTCGGTGACCGTGGACCGCTCCGGTCGTGTCATCCTCGCTTGGATTGAGAAGGAAAAACTGAGCGAGCGCGGTGCCGTCCGCCTGCTTTCGCTCACTGCGGCGGGGCGAGCGGAGAGCGGACCGGCGACGGTCAATCCGGCGGACAAAGGACCCGATGCGACCCACCTCTCTCCTGGACTCTCGGCGGGATCGGACGGACAAATTTATCTAACCTGGTCGGTTCCCAAGTTCGACGCAAACAACGCCCTTCGTTCGGACCTTGTGCTGGCCCGCTCGCTCGATGGCGGACGTTCATTCGAGGCGCCTCGGGTGATCAATGACGACGATACCCCTTCCTCTCACGGCTTCGAAGGAATCAGTGCGGCCCCGGACGGCGCCATCAACGTGAGCTGGCTCGACGGGCGCGAAAAGCAGAAGAGCGGGGCGGGTACATATTTCGCGCGCTCAACCGATCAGGGTGATACCTTCACGCCGAACGTCAAGGTGGACGGCGGGTCATGCCCCTGCTGCAGGCCTTCCACGGTCACCACCGCGGACGGCACGATTGTCGTCAGTTGGCGTAAGGTATTCGAGGGTAATGTGCGGGACATTGTGATCGCTCGTTCCACCGACGGCGGGCGGAGCTTCTCCTCCCCCGAGCGGGTCCGAAAGGACGACTGGGCTTTTCCGGCCTGCCCTCATCGCGGCCCATCGCTTGCCGCGGATGCCCAGGGGCGGGTTTATCTGACCTGGTATACCGAGGGAGCCGACGAGCAGCCCCGTATCTACTTTGTGACTTCGGACGACGCCGGACGAACCTTTTCTTCCCCCCTCTCGCTCCACACCGCGACCCCGTCACTCCCAGACCAACCCAAAATGGCCATCTTTCCCAACGGCGTCGTCCTCGTCGTCTGGGAGGAGGTGACCGGAGTCCACAAGCGGGTGGTAATGCGCTTCTCGACCGATCGCGGCGCCACCTTCTCCGCGGCGCAGATTCTGAGCGACGGCCCCCAGGGATCGAATCCCGCTGTGGCGATCCACCCCTCCGGTCTCTTCGCCATAGTCTGGAACGAGCGCGCCTTTCCGAACAATCAGATTGTCGTTCAGACCGGAACCTTCCATTGGCCTTCGCGGGAAAGAGGAATGAGATGATACCCCAGACAGATCATTTCGCTGGATGGACGACTATTTTCATCGCTGGAGCCGCGGCTCTAATGTTCGGTCTTCCGACGCCGGTTCGGGCCGTTGCGGCGAACGATCTCTATTCGCGGGCGGGATTGACGCCGGTCAAGAGGCGGATCGAACCGCCGGACTTCTCGCTCAAGACGCCGAATGGATCGGTGATCGACCGCCAGTCCCTGATCGGCCGGGTGGTGCTCGCTAATTTCTGGGCCACTTGGTGCGAGCCGTGCAAAGAGGAGATGCCCGCGCTGCAGCGACTGAACGCCGCGCTCTCGGGCGAGCCGTTTCAGGTCGTTGGCATCACCACGGACGACCGCGTTAAGGCGATTTCCGAGTTCACCGCGTCGCTGGGGTTGAACTTCCCGATTCTGCTCGACGAGCAAAATGAGGTCAGCGATGCGCTCCAGGTGCGCGGTCTTCCGACCACCTTTCTGATCGGACCCGACGGGCGGGTGCTGGCCCGCGCCGTCGGCCCGCGCGCATGGGACGGCCCCGAGATGCTTGCATTGATCCGATCGCTGATGTGGCCATGAAAACCCACTGTCGGTGCTTGGGTCGATAAAGATTGAATTTTGAGGAAGGATCGTACGCTGTCGGGGCGAGCCAAATAGTAAATGGGCAAAGAATAGCGGGGAGGGGTCGTGTACGGCGACGGTTATGAAATAGATCAATATCCAAAAAACAAAGAGCAGTGAACACTGTCTTGGAGGACGACAATGGAGCAATCTGAGTCTCATAAGCCCTGGCCCGATCATCGGGCCGTTTGGCGGTGGCATTTTTACGCCGGTCTCTTCTGCATTCCATTCGTAATCTTTCTGGCAATCACTGGTACGATCTACCTGTTCAAGCCGCAAATAGATGCCTGGCTCGATCGTCCCTACGATCATCTCGTCATTACGGGCTCGCCTGCGGCCGCCGAAGCCCGGGTGAAGGCCGCGTTGGCCGCCATGCCGGGATCAAGGTTGCAGGCATATGAATTGCCGCAGGCACCCAACGCCGCTACCCGGGTCATCGTCAACCGCAAAGATGACCAGATCCGGGTGTACATCCATCCCGAAACACTGCAGGTGTTACATACTGTCCGCGAAGAGGATCGCTTCACACGGAAGATCTTCTACCTCCACGGCGAATTGTTGTTGGGTAATCCTGGCTCGACGATCGTGGAACTGGCGGCCTCCTGGGCAATC
The genomic region above belongs to Nitrospiria bacterium and contains:
- a CDS encoding sialidase family protein; protein product: MKQADKFIGGGALLTIGLLASCSGLGGTVAERPEIVWKPSQVVVQGTKDYSPPSVTVDRSGRVILAWIEKEKLSERGAVRLLSLTAAGRAESGPATVNPADKGPDATHLSPGLSAGSDGQIYLTWSVPKFDANNALRSDLVLARSLDGGRSFEAPRVINDDDTPSSHGFEGISAAPDGAINVSWLDGREKQKSGAGTYFARSTDQGDTFTPNVKVDGGSCPCCRPSTVTTADGTIVVSWRKVFEGNVRDIVIARSTDGGRSFSSPERVRKDDWAFPACPHRGPSLAADAQGRVYLTWYTEGADEQPRIYFVTSDDAGRTFSSPLSLHTATPSLPDQPKMAIFPNGVVLVVWEEVTGVHKRVVMRFSTDRGATFSAAQILSDGPQGSNPAVAIHPSGLFAIVWNERAFPNNQIVVQTGTFHWPSRERGMR
- a CDS encoding TlpA disulfide reductase family protein; this translates as MFGLPTPVRAVAANDLYSRAGLTPVKRRIEPPDFSLKTPNGSVIDRQSLIGRVVLANFWATWCEPCKEEMPALQRLNAALSGEPFQVVGITTDDRVKAISEFTASLGLNFPILLDEQNEVSDALQVRGLPTTFLIGPDGRVLARAVGPRAWDGPEMLALIRSLMWP